The Thermodesulfobacteriota bacterium DNA window ATACACCGATAGTAGAGAACTCCACCGGGGTTCCTCCAGCCGATCTGATACCTGCTTTCACCGATTCGGCAATATCTCTGAGATGTATATGTCCAGGTATGATCTCGCTTTGAGAATTTGCGACTCCAATAATAGGATGTGTGATTTCCTCATCAGTGTAACCCATAGCCTTAAAAAGAGAACGATGGGGAGCTTTTTCTAATCCTTTCTTCATTAAGTCGCTTCGCATTGCTTCCTCCTGTTTTATTTTTTTTCTTTGTGCCTTCGCTCCTCTGTGCCTACCTGAATATACTAACGAACTATACTGTTGGTTGTCAACATCTTTTAAGGTTCTTTCTCATCTTGAGTGCGTTTTTTCCAACAGCGGACACAACAGAGGGCACAACAGCGGGCTTAAGCCCGCTATTGTATGTGCAAAAAAGCCTTCCATCAAGGGTGGACTTACTACCTGAAATGATAAAAGACCATTTTTAACCAACCGGGAAAAAGATGAAAGATGCTTGTTGTACTGGCTACAGGCTACTGATATTGTTAAAAAATTGTTGACAAATTCTAAATATTCAATAAAATTACAGCATATCTAGAATTAAAACATTGATATAGTGAGCGGGCATAGCTCAGCAGGTAGAGTACAAGCTTCCCAAGCTTGGTGTCGCGGGTTCGAACCCCGTTGCCCGCTCCACTTTTAATCAAAGAGGAAACCGAATAAGATATGGTTTCATTTCTTAAACCCAATATTTTTTTCTTGCAACTTATGGAATTTCGTGTTATATTTTGAACATCATTTATTGAAGTTCACTAAAAGTGGGCTTAAAGCCCACTTTTTTATTTAGAAGGGGTTTTATTTGACTCCAACCCCCCCCGATGAACTGATAATGTCTGCTGATATTCTGGAATCTGTAAGAGAGATAATAGAGCCAATTGTTATAGCTGAGGGTATGGAACTTGTGCACATAGAGTACAGGAGAGAAAGAAGAGGGTGGGTCTTAAGGCTTTATATCGATAAAGAGGAAGGAGTAACAATAGATGATTGTTCTAATATTAGTGGACAGGTAAGTCACATGATGGATATAGACGAGCTGATTCCGCATTCCTATGTGTTGGAGGTTTCTTCTCCTGGGCTCGGCAGACCATTGAAAAGGGAAGAGGATTTTATAAAACATAAAGACAGACTGGTTAGGTTTAAATTAGACGATCCAATAGGTAGATGGAAGAATTTTAAAGGTAGACTTTTGGATTATAAAGATGGGGTGGTAAAAATTAAGGTTGGAGATGAGATTATCAGTTTGCCTTTCAATAAAATATCGGGTGCCAATTTGGTATATAAGTTTTAATCTATACTTAAATGCCCCAAAATAAGGGAGATTAAAAAGTGATTTCGGATCTGACCCGTTTGATTGATGAAGTTGGAAAAAGCAAGGGAATTAACAGAGAAATACTTATAGAAGCTTTGGAATCTGCTATGTTGACAGCCGCCAAAAAGAAATTTGGTCCCTATCAAGACATTGAAGCCAATTTTAATGAAGAACTAGGCGAAGTTGAACTATTTGAATTTAAG harbors:
- the rimP gene encoding ribosome maturation factor RimP, yielding MTPTPPDELIMSADILESVREIIEPIVIAEGMELVHIEYRRERRGWVLRLYIDKEEGVTIDDCSNISGQVSHMMDIDELIPHSYVLEVSSPGLGRPLKREEDFIKHKDRLVRFKLDDPIGRWKNFKGRLLDYKDGVVKIKVGDEIISLPFNKISGANLVYKF